A window of the Eulemur rufifrons isolate Redbay chromosome 6, OSU_ERuf_1, whole genome shotgun sequence genome harbors these coding sequences:
- the CAT gene encoding catalase — MEDSRDPASNQMSHWKEQRHGQKPDVLTTGAGNPIGDKLNIITAGPRGPLLVQDVVFTDEMAHFDRERIPERVVHAKGAGAFGYFEVTHDITKYCKASVFEHIGKRTPIAVRFSTVAGESGSADTVRDPRGFAVKFYTEDGNWDLVGNNTPIFFIRDAILFPSFIHSQKRNPQTHLKDPDMVWDFWSLRPESLHQVSFLFSDRGIPDGHRHMNGYGSHTFKLVNAKKEAIYCKFHYKTDQGIKNLSVKDAARLSQEDPDYGLRDLFNAIATGNYPSWTLYIQVMTFNQAETCPFNPFDVTKVWPHRDYPLIPVGKLVLNRNPVNYFAEVEQIAFDPSNMPPGIEPSPDKMLQGRLFAYPDTHRHRLGPNYLQLPVNCPFRARVANYQRDGPMCFQDNQGGAPNYYPNSFEAPEQLPSALEHSTQCSADVRRFNSADHDNVSQVRVFYEKVLNEEQRTRLCENIAGHLKDAQLFIQKKAVKNFSDVHPDYGKRIQTLLDKYNKEKPKNAIHTFVQSGSHLSAKEKANL, encoded by the exons AAACCCGATGTCCTGACCACGGGGGCTGGTAACCCCATAGGAGACAAACTGAACATTATCACAGCAGGGCCGCGTGGGCCCCTTCTCGTTCAGGATGTGGTTTTCACTGATGAAATGGCTCACTTTGACCGCGAGAGAATTCCCGAGAGAGTCGTGCATGCTAAAGGAGCAG GAGCCTTTGGCTACTTTGAGGTCACGCATGACATTACCAAATATTGCAAGGCAAGCGTGTTTGAGCATATTGGAAAGAGAACTCCCATTGCAGTTCGCTTCTCCACTGTTG CTGGAGAATCAGGCTCAGCTGACACAGTTCGTGACCCTCGTGGGTTCGCAGTGAAATTTTACACAGAAGATGGTAATTGGGATCTTGTTGGAAATAATACCCCCATTTTCTTCATCAGGGATGCCATATTG TTCCCGTCCTTTATCCACAGCCAAAAGAGAAATCCTCAGACGCACCTGAAGGACCCGGACATGGTCTGGGACTTCTGGAGCTTACGTCCGGAGTCTCTGCATCAG GTTTCTTTCTTGTTCAGTGATCGAGGGATTCCGGATGGACATCGCCACATGAATGGATATGGGTCGCATACTTTCAAGCTGGTTAATGCAAAGAAAGAGGCAATTTACTGCAAATTCCATTATAAG ACTGACCAGGGCATCAAAAACCTTTCTGTCAAAGATGCAGCCAGACTTTCCCAGGAAGATCCTGACTATGGCCTCCGGGATCTTTTTAATGCCATTGCCACAGGAAACTACCCCTCCTGGACTTTGTACATCCAGGTCATGACATTTAATCAGGCTGAAACTTGTCCGTTTAATCCATTTGATGTCACCAAG GTTTGGCCTCACCGGGACTACCCTCTTATTCCAGTTGGTAAACTGGTCTTAAACCGGAATCCAGTTAATTATTTTGCTGAGGTTGAACAGATAGCTTTTGATCCAAGCAACATGCCACCTGGCATTGAGCCCAGCCCTGACAAAATGCTTCAG GGCCGCCTTTTTGCCTATCCTGACACTCACCGCCACCGCCTGGGACCCAATTATCTTCAGTTACCCGTGAACTGTCCCTTCCGTGCTCGAGTGGCCAACTACCAGCGTGACGGCCCCATGTGCTTTCAGGACAATCAGG GTGGTGCTCCAAATTACTACCCCAACAGCTTCGAGGCTCCAGAGCAGCTGCCCTCTGCCCTGGAGCACAGCACCCAATGTTCTGCAGATGTGCGGCGCTTCAACAGTGCCGACCATGACAATGTCTCCCAG GTGCGGGTATTCTATGAGAAGGTGCTGAATGAAGAGCAGAGGACGCGCCTGTGTGAGAACATTGCTGGCCACCTGAAAGACGCCCAGCTTTTCATCCAGAAGAAAGCG GTCAAGAACTTTAGTGATGTCCACCCTGACTATGGGAAACGCATCCAGACTCTTTTGGACAAATACAACAAGGAAAAGCCCAAG AATGCGATTCACACCTTTGTGCAGTCTGGGTCTCACCTGTCTGCAAAGGAGAAAGCTAATCTGTGA